ATGGGCTCCATTGTGAGAACTGTGGGCCGGGCGTTTGGCGCATTGTTAAAGCGTCGCGGCTGGGGCTTCCATCGGTCCGGGGTCTGGTTCCGCGGGTGGGTAATCATCATTGACCTTGAGGAGATCTGTAGCGATGTCCAAGGAGAAATTTGAGCGTACGAAGCCGCATGTTAATGTGGGGACGATAGGTCACGTTGACCACGGCAAGACGACCCTGACGGCGGCGTTGACCAAGATATCGGCGGACACCTACAGTGGTGCCGAAGTGAA
This region of Gammaproteobacteria bacterium genomic DNA includes:
- the tuf gene encoding elongation factor Tu (EF-Tu; promotes GTP-dependent binding of aminoacyl-tRNA to the A-site of ribosomes during protein biosynthesis; when the tRNA anticodon matches the mRNA codon, GTP hydrolysis results; the inactive EF-Tu-GDP leaves the ribosome and release of GDP is promoted by elongation factor Ts; many prokaryotes have two copies of the gene encoding EF-Tu), whose product is MSKEKFERTKPHVNVGTIGHVDHGKTTLTAALTKISADTYSGAEV